A window of the Bacillus sp. A301a_S52 genome harbors these coding sequences:
- the pyk gene encoding pyruvate kinase — MRKTKIVCTIGPASESKEKLTDIIKSGMNVARLNFSHGDYEEHGARIKNIREAARETGENVALLLDTKGPEIRTQTLEGGEASLERGSTVRVSMTEVTGNKDVISVTYPGLINDVHVGSKLLLDDGLIELQVTEIKDNELVTEVLNSGVLKNKKGVNVPNVSVNLPGITEKDANDIIFGIEQGVDFIAASFVRRASDVLEIRELLEKHDAAHIQIIPKIENQEGVDNIDEILEVSDGLMVARGDLGVEIPAEDVPLVQKDLIKKCNKLGKPVITATQMLDSMQRNPRPTRAEASDVANAIFDGTDAIMLSGETAAGLYPVESVQTMSNIALKTETALKYKDILRKRSKESEPTVTNAISESVTHTAQNLQAAAILTSTESGHTARMISKYRPEAKIVAITRNERVSRALALVWGVYTQVGPQVETTDEMLHLSVDEALKTNLVKNGDLVVITAGVPVGEKGTTNLMKVHVIGEIAAKGQGIGRKSATGQVVVAKTANDALTKTKEGDILVTPNTDRDMMDAFEKASAVITEQGGLTSHAAVVGLNLGIPVVVGVEDATSTFTDGDEITVDSQHGKIYKGQASIL; from the coding sequence ATGCGAAAGACTAAGATTGTATGTACGATTGGACCAGCAAGTGAATCTAAGGAAAAACTAACAGATATTATTAAATCTGGTATGAATGTGGCTCGGTTAAATTTCTCCCACGGGGATTATGAAGAGCATGGTGCAAGAATCAAAAATATTCGGGAAGCTGCTCGTGAAACTGGTGAGAATGTAGCACTTTTGCTTGATACTAAAGGCCCTGAAATTCGTACACAAACACTTGAAGGCGGAGAAGCATCATTGGAACGCGGTAGTACTGTCCGCGTGTCTATGACCGAAGTGACAGGGAATAAAGATGTTATTTCAGTAACATATCCAGGCCTTATTAATGATGTACACGTTGGATCTAAACTCTTACTGGATGATGGTCTTATCGAATTACAAGTCACTGAAATTAAAGACAATGAACTGGTAACAGAAGTTTTGAACAGTGGTGTATTAAAAAATAAAAAAGGTGTTAACGTACCTAATGTCAGTGTTAACCTTCCAGGTATTACTGAAAAAGACGCTAATGACATCATATTTGGTATTGAACAAGGTGTCGATTTTATCGCTGCTTCTTTTGTTCGCCGTGCTTCTGATGTTCTAGAAATTAGAGAGTTATTAGAAAAACACGATGCGGCACATATCCAAATCATACCTAAAATCGAGAACCAGGAAGGCGTCGACAATATCGATGAAATCCTTGAAGTGTCTGACGGACTTATGGTAGCTCGAGGGGATTTAGGAGTAGAGATACCAGCTGAAGATGTGCCACTCGTTCAAAAGGATTTAATTAAAAAGTGTAATAAGCTAGGAAAGCCTGTTATTACAGCGACTCAAATGCTTGATTCTATGCAACGCAACCCAAGACCAACGCGTGCAGAGGCGAGTGATGTTGCTAATGCCATTTTTGATGGTACGGATGCTATTATGCTTTCAGGAGAAACTGCAGCTGGGTTGTATCCAGTTGAATCTGTTCAAACAATGAGTAACATTGCGTTAAAAACAGAGACAGCTCTTAAATATAAAGATATTTTACGCAAACGTTCAAAAGAAAGTGAGCCAACAGTCACAAATGCTATAAGTGAGTCTGTTACTCATACTGCGCAAAACTTGCAAGCTGCAGCTATTCTTACATCAACTGAAAGTGGCCATACTGCTCGTATGATTTCAAAATATCGACCAGAGGCTAAAATTGTAGCTATTACGCGAAATGAGCGTGTTTCAAGAGCCTTAGCTCTCGTATGGGGAGTTTATACCCAAGTAGGGCCTCAAGTAGAGACGACAGATGAAATGCTTCATCTTTCTGTAGATGAGGCGTTAAAAACAAATCTCGTAAAAAATGGAGATCTTGTCGTTATTACTGCAGGTGTTCCTGTAGGTGAAAAAGGAACAACAAACCTCATGAAAGTTCACGTGATCGGTGAGATAGCTGCAAAAGGTCAAGGGATTGGCCGGAAATCTGCTACAGGTCAAGTTGTCGTTGCTAAAACAGCTAATGATGCTTTAACTAAAACAAAAGAAGGGGATATTCTTGTCACTCCAAACACAGATCGGGATATGATGGATGCGTTTGAAAAAGCGTCTGCTGTTATTACGGAACAGGGTGGGTTAACCTCTCATGCTGCGGTAGTAGGCCTTAATTTAGGGATCCCTGTAGTGGTTGGTGTAGAGGATGCTACTTCTACGTTCACTGATGGTGATGAAATCACTGTAGACAGCCAACACGGAAAGATTTACAAAGGACAAGCAAGTATTTTATAA
- a CDS encoding FadR family transcriptional regulator, which translates to MSVGSKVYLNILKEISRIMHDDQLEPGDKLPSERELAERLQAGRSSVREALRALELLDLIETRKGEGTFIQQAGSHRLADILASFLLKEEKAREDVTETRRILEIEAIRLGCERVEEHQLEKLKKLLNAAIKKYSSGVIPVEEDYLFHKTLVETSHNNLLLNIWRPLVEYAKIALEQSLSREGRPSDALEEHEKIYQALVARDETAAVQALSKHLINSRF; encoded by the coding sequence ATGAGTGTAGGTAGTAAGGTATATTTAAATATATTAAAAGAAATAAGTCGCATTATGCATGATGATCAGTTGGAGCCGGGGGATAAACTACCATCGGAACGTGAACTTGCTGAACGTTTACAAGCTGGGCGGTCTTCAGTGAGGGAAGCTTTACGGGCTTTAGAACTTTTGGATCTAATTGAAACAAGAAAAGGTGAAGGAACGTTTATACAGCAAGCAGGAAGCCACCGGCTAGCTGATATTTTAGCAAGCTTTTTGCTAAAAGAAGAAAAAGCAAGGGAAGATGTTACTGAAACACGACGTATTCTTGAAATAGAAGCGATTAGGCTTGGTTGTGAGAGAGTGGAAGAACATCAACTAGAAAAATTGAAAAAGCTCCTCAACGCAGCTATAAAAAAATACTCCTCTGGCGTTATACCTGTTGAAGAAGATTATTTATTCCATAAAACGCTTGTAGAAACTAGCCATAATAACTTATTACTAAATATTTGGCGTCCTCTAGTTGAGTACGCAAAAATAGCGTTAGAACAATCTTTATCAAGAGAAGGGCGTCCAAGCGATGCATTAGAGGAGCACGAGAAGATTTATCAGGCACTTGTAGCAAGAGATGAAACTGCTGCAGTACAAGCGTTAAGTAAGCATTTAATTAACAGCCGCTTCTAA
- the pfkA gene encoding 6-phosphofructokinase produces MKRIGVLTSGGDSPGMNAAIRAVVRKAIFHDVEVYGIYSGYAGLISGDIQKLELGSVGDIIHRGGTMLYTARCEEFKTLEGQKKGIEQLKKFGIEGLVVIGGDGSFRGAEKLTEHGYPTVGVPGTIDNDIPGTDFTIGFDTALNTVIEAIDKIRDTATSHERTYVIEVMGRDAGDLALWAGLADGAETIMIPEVNEDMEDIIKRLKRGHQRGKKHSIIVVAEGVGSGVEIGKVIQDKTDLETRVTVLGHIQRGGSPTAQDRVLASRLGAKAVEMLLEGQAGKMVGIENNQLVSHDIDEVLARPHELDNAMYKLSKELSI; encoded by the coding sequence ATGAAACGAATTGGTGTACTAACTAGTGGTGGTGATTCTCCTGGAATGAATGCAGCGATCCGAGCTGTTGTCCGTAAAGCTATCTTCCACGATGTGGAAGTTTATGGTATTTATTCCGGTTATGCCGGCTTAATTAGTGGTGATATTCAAAAATTGGAGCTTGGTTCCGTAGGAGATATTATTCATAGAGGCGGGACAATGCTTTATACAGCCCGTTGTGAAGAATTTAAAACTCTAGAAGGTCAGAAAAAGGGTATTGAGCAATTAAAAAAATTCGGAATTGAAGGTCTCGTAGTTATTGGAGGCGATGGTTCTTTCCGTGGAGCTGAAAAGCTCACTGAACATGGTTATCCAACAGTCGGTGTTCCAGGTACAATCGATAATGACATTCCGGGCACAGATTTCACAATTGGTTTTGACACAGCGTTAAATACTGTTATTGAAGCGATTGATAAAATTAGGGATACAGCAACATCTCATGAACGTACTTACGTCATTGAAGTAATGGGTAGAGATGCTGGAGATCTTGCGTTATGGGCAGGACTAGCAGACGGAGCTGAAACGATTATGATCCCTGAAGTTAATGAGGATATGGAAGACATTATTAAACGTCTAAAAAGAGGGCACCAACGAGGTAAAAAACACAGCATTATTGTAGTAGCTGAAGGTGTAGGATCTGGCGTTGAAATAGGAAAAGTTATTCAAGACAAAACAGATCTTGAAACACGGGTGACAGTACTTGGCCACATTCAACGTGGAGGTTCTCCAACAGCTCAAGATCGTGTCTTAGCCAGTCGATTAGGTGCAAAAGCTGTCGAAATGCTACTAGAGGGACAAGCAGGTAAAATGGTGGGTATTGAGAATAATCAACTTGTTTCCCACGACATTGATGAAGTTCTTGCAAGACCACATGAACTTGACAACGCTATGTACAAACTCTCTAAAGAGCTGTCAATTTAA
- the accA gene encoding acetyl-CoA carboxylase carboxyl transferase subunit alpha, which yields MADQFPFEKPIIELRNKISELKTFTLEKDIDLSGEIEKLEGRLEQLEEDIYGNMGAWDRVQIARHNNRPGTREYIDRLFTDFLEFHGDRAYGDDEAIIAGIAKFENEPVTVIGHQRGKDTKENLRRNFGMPHPEGYRKALRLMKQAEKFKRPIICFIDTKGAYPGKAAEERGQSEAIAKNLISMAGLKTPIICIVIGEGGSGGALALGVGDRLYMLENSTYSVISPEGAAALLWKDASQAKRAAETMKITAPELKELGLIDDVIPEIRGGAHRNVDTQTGYIRLTIKSALLELKKIDLSEIVNKRYEKFNKIAEYTDENVVITEK from the coding sequence ATGGCTGACCAATTCCCTTTCGAAAAACCGATTATTGAACTCAGAAATAAAATTTCTGAGCTTAAAACGTTCACATTAGAAAAAGACATTGACCTTTCAGGAGAAATTGAGAAACTAGAGGGGCGTCTTGAGCAGTTAGAAGAAGATATATATGGTAATATGGGCGCCTGGGATCGTGTGCAGATTGCAAGGCATAATAATAGACCAGGGACACGAGAATATATTGATCGGCTTTTTACAGATTTCCTTGAGTTTCATGGTGACAGAGCCTATGGGGATGACGAGGCTATAATTGCAGGTATTGCCAAATTCGAAAATGAGCCAGTGACAGTCATTGGACATCAGCGGGGGAAAGATACGAAAGAAAATTTACGACGTAATTTTGGTATGCCACATCCAGAAGGCTATCGTAAAGCATTACGTCTTATGAAACAGGCGGAGAAATTTAAGCGTCCTATCATATGTTTTATTGACACAAAAGGGGCTTATCCGGGGAAAGCAGCTGAAGAAAGAGGACAAAGTGAAGCGATTGCTAAAAATCTTATTTCTATGGCTGGTTTGAAAACGCCTATTATATGTATTGTCATCGGGGAAGGTGGAAGTGGTGGTGCACTAGCATTAGGTGTAGGTGATCGCCTCTATATGTTAGAGAATTCCACGTATTCCGTTATCTCACCAGAAGGGGCTGCTGCATTGTTATGGAAAGATGCTTCACAAGCTAAGCGAGCAGCAGAAACAATGAAAATTACAGCACCTGAGCTAAAAGAGCTCGGTTTAATTGATGACGTCATCCCAGAAATCCGTGGCGGTGCCCATCGAAATGTGGATACTCAAACAGGATATATTCGATTAACTATAAAGTCAGCACTGCTGGAGCTGAAAAAAATTGACTTGAGCGAAATTGTGAACAAACGTTACGAAAAATTTAATAAAATAGCCGAATATACGGATGAAAACGTTGTCATCACTGAGAAATAA
- the dnaE gene encoding DNA polymerase III subunit alpha: protein MAFVHLHVHSEFSLLQSVAKIDDLVEAAAKKQFKAIGLTDIDAMYGVIPFYKACRLHNIKPIIGVELKVSEEPLLPRNRAEERLIFLAENLEGYQTLLKLTSQAQDREEAYEPYLLYEELATLKGVIIISPFQQGKIQNALYNGVQNEAEKMYTYLKSSVGEENVYIEIQNHWRREEREKLLAVRDWALKEQAKVVATNHVHFIKKEQVEAHRIVEAIKVGETLKEQQGQASSEEYYLKDEDEMKHVFSSWPEALEETGKLADRCHVDIPLGESVLPKFPVSDGETAQSLLERLCKKGLKERYVNPSKEIHDRLDYELRVIFNMNYSDYFLIVADFMNYAHRNGILTGPGRGSAAGSLVAYVLKITQVDPIKYGLLFERFLNPERVSMPDIDIDFSDRQRDEVIHYVARKYGTQHVAQIVTFGTLAAKAALRDAGKVLGLEPRKIDKVAKLIRNKPNLRIHQAISETPALKELMEEDDELTFLFKVASDIEGLPRHTSVHAAGIVISQAPLTDVVPLQKGHEGLSLTQYPMGDLESIGLLKMDFLGLRNLSFIEKISQLVKKNSGKELQIPTLPLEDERTFALLGEGDTSGVFQLESSGMKSVLKRLKPSHFEDIVAVNALYRPGPMENIPSYIKRKHGEETVSFPHDDLHTILEPTYGVLIYQEQIMQIASKMAGFSLGQADVLRRAIGKKKRETLEETRKTFIKGAIEQGYVIEEAEKVYNLIVRFADYGFNRSHAVAYSMISYQLAYLKANYPLEFLSGLMDMSLHHQDKLAEYIAEAKRKGINVQRPSINKSEAGFAIYDNFIWIGLAALKNVGIQTVNALLQEREKGMFQDLFDLCARLPQKLLSRRTLESLILSGALDDFSIDRATLLASLDDAIEYGEKEQEKLTQGEDFLFFEEEQKPHYTKVNPLSAKDKLQFEKEVLGFYASGHPIEHEKVILSPYDRLTIHEIRDLSDHHTVRMAGMVEDVRLIQTKKKEKMAFIRLSDESGEMEVTIFPQAYSTSHTKFQREELVFIEGKVQLHNGTKKVVLDKCVTIDELKRKEKERHQSVLYLYITHLHEKQGLDDLKELLQNMPGEVPVVLKYQSTNKAVRLSEMWNVTDNEDFLIRLKSLIGAKNVYLKNPRV, encoded by the coding sequence ATGGCTTTTGTCCATTTGCACGTTCATAGTGAATTTAGTCTACTGCAAAGTGTAGCGAAAATAGATGATCTTGTGGAAGCAGCTGCAAAAAAACAATTTAAAGCGATAGGTTTAACGGATATCGATGCTATGTACGGTGTTATTCCTTTTTATAAAGCGTGTCGTTTACATAATATTAAACCGATTATCGGTGTTGAATTAAAGGTCTCAGAAGAACCATTACTACCACGAAATCGTGCAGAGGAACGTCTTATTTTTTTAGCTGAAAATTTAGAAGGCTATCAAACATTATTAAAATTAACGAGTCAAGCACAGGATAGAGAAGAGGCTTATGAGCCGTATCTTTTATACGAGGAATTAGCTACTCTAAAAGGAGTTATCATCATTAGCCCGTTTCAACAAGGGAAAATCCAAAATGCTTTATACAACGGAGTCCAAAATGAAGCAGAAAAAATGTACACTTATCTGAAAAGTTCAGTTGGAGAAGAGAATGTGTATATTGAAATACAAAATCATTGGAGACGAGAAGAACGGGAAAAACTACTTGCTGTTAGAGATTGGGCTTTAAAAGAACAAGCGAAAGTAGTGGCCACAAACCATGTTCATTTTATAAAGAAAGAGCAAGTAGAGGCTCACAGAATAGTCGAAGCTATTAAGGTAGGGGAGACACTTAAGGAACAGCAGGGCCAAGCTTCATCTGAAGAATATTATTTAAAAGATGAAGACGAAATGAAACACGTTTTTTCCTCCTGGCCAGAAGCGCTTGAGGAAACGGGGAAGCTAGCTGATCGTTGTCACGTTGATATTCCTCTTGGAGAGTCAGTTTTACCGAAGTTTCCCGTTTCAGATGGAGAAACCGCCCAGTCGCTACTAGAACGGCTCTGTAAAAAAGGTTTAAAAGAAAGATATGTCAACCCTAGCAAGGAGATTCATGACAGGCTTGACTATGAACTGCGTGTAATTTTTAACATGAATTATTCAGACTATTTTCTTATTGTAGCTGATTTTATGAATTATGCTCACAGGAATGGTATTTTGACAGGCCCTGGTCGTGGATCAGCAGCCGGTTCACTAGTGGCTTACGTCTTAAAAATTACGCAAGTAGATCCGATAAAATATGGTTTACTATTCGAACGTTTTTTAAATCCTGAACGTGTGTCTATGCCTGATATCGATATTGATTTTTCTGATCGGCAGCGTGATGAAGTCATCCACTATGTGGCTCGAAAATATGGGACGCAGCATGTTGCCCAAATTGTGACCTTCGGAACATTAGCTGCTAAAGCTGCATTGCGTGATGCTGGTAAAGTGTTAGGCTTGGAACCAAGAAAAATTGATAAAGTAGCAAAACTCATTCGAAACAAGCCAAATTTGCGTATACATCAAGCGATTAGTGAAACACCTGCTTTAAAGGAGCTTATGGAAGAGGATGATGAATTAACATTCCTTTTTAAAGTTGCGTCAGACATTGAAGGGTTACCTAGACATACATCGGTTCATGCTGCCGGTATCGTTATCAGTCAAGCGCCACTTACGGATGTTGTCCCTTTACAGAAAGGGCATGAGGGGCTATCGTTAACCCAATATCCTATGGGAGATTTGGAAAGTATCGGTTTATTAAAAATGGATTTTCTCGGCCTGAGGAATTTAAGCTTTATTGAAAAAATAAGTCAACTTGTGAAAAAAAACTCTGGTAAGGAGCTTCAAATCCCGACACTTCCTTTGGAAGATGAACGTACATTTGCTTTATTAGGAGAAGGGGACACAAGTGGTGTTTTTCAACTTGAATCATCGGGGATGAAAAGTGTATTAAAGCGATTGAAGCCTTCCCATTTTGAGGATATTGTTGCGGTAAATGCGTTATATCGTCCGGGCCCTATGGAAAATATCCCTTCTTACATTAAACGGAAACACGGCGAAGAAACAGTTAGCTTTCCCCATGATGATTTGCATACTATTCTAGAGCCGACTTATGGTGTTCTCATTTATCAGGAGCAAATTATGCAAATCGCTTCGAAAATGGCAGGATTTAGCCTTGGGCAGGCAGATGTGTTGAGACGAGCCATAGGAAAAAAGAAACGTGAGACCTTAGAAGAAACGAGGAAAACCTTTATTAAAGGGGCGATAGAGCAAGGGTATGTTATAGAAGAAGCTGAGAAAGTGTATAACTTAATCGTTCGATTTGCAGACTATGGATTTAATAGAAGTCATGCAGTGGCGTACAGCATGATTTCCTACCAGTTAGCCTACTTAAAAGCTAATTATCCGTTAGAATTTTTAAGTGGCTTGATGGATATGTCCCTTCATCATCAAGATAAATTAGCAGAATATATTGCAGAGGCTAAGCGTAAAGGGATTAACGTGCAACGTCCATCCATTAATAAAAGCGAAGCAGGGTTTGCTATATATGATAACTTTATCTGGATTGGACTAGCAGCTCTTAAAAATGTAGGTATACAAACGGTAAATGCTCTCCTACAGGAGAGAGAAAAAGGAATGTTTCAGGATTTGTTTGATTTATGTGCGAGATTACCGCAAAAACTTCTATCAAGAAGAACGTTGGAATCGCTCATTCTTTCAGGAGCTCTCGATGATTTTAGCATTGATCGAGCGACGTTATTGGCATCATTGGATGATGCCATTGAATATGGTGAAAAGGAGCAGGAGAAACTAACACAAGGCGAGGACTTTTTATTTTTTGAAGAGGAACAGAAACCACACTATACAAAAGTGAATCCTTTATCCGCTAAAGATAAGCTTCAATTTGAAAAAGAAGTGTTAGGTTTTTATGCCTCAGGACACCCGATTGAACATGAAAAAGTGATCTTGTCTCCATACGATCGATTGACGATTCATGAGATAAGAGACTTGTCTGATCATCATACGGTTAGAATGGCTGGAATGGTGGAGGATGTGCGCCTCATTCAAACGAAGAAGAAAGAGAAAATGGCTTTTATCCGGTTATCAGATGAATCTGGAGAAATGGAAGTAACCATTTTTCCACAAGCGTATAGTACGTCACACACAAAATTTCAAAGGGAAGAGTTAGTATTTATTGAAGGAAAGGTCCAACTTCATAATGGTACTAAAAAAGTAGTACTTGATAAATGTGTGACAATCGATGAACTAAAACGAAAAGAGAAAGAAAGGCACCAGTCCGTCTTATACTTATATATTACCCACCTTCATGAAAAGCAGGGTTTAGATGACTTAAAAGAATTGTTACAAAATATGCCTGGTGAAGTACCTGTTGTATTAAAGTATCAATCCACAAACAAGGCGGTTAGATTATCAGAAATGTGGAATGTCACTGATAACGAGGACTTTCTTATTAGACTAAAAAGCCTAATTGGAGCAAAGAACGTCTATTTAAAAAATCCGAGGGTGTAA
- a CDS encoding YtrH family sporulation protein: MDKDFLATLVIDFFVAFGVIIGGTIIGGIGAYLIGKPPLSIMYDLASSLKIWALVAAIGGTFDAISTLERGIFEGTHADIVKTLIMIFAALSGAHSGTVLIQWITQEGIK, translated from the coding sequence ATGGATAAAGACTTTCTCGCAACACTTGTTATAGATTTCTTCGTGGCTTTTGGCGTCATTATCGGTGGCACAATCATCGGTGGCATAGGAGCCTATCTTATTGGAAAACCCCCTCTATCTATTATGTATGATTTAGCCTCCAGTTTAAAGATATGGGCTCTAGTAGCTGCTATCGGTGGAACATTCGACGCTATCTCGACATTAGAGCGAGGTATTTTCGAAGGAACACATGCTGATATTGTCAAAACATTGATTATGATTTTTGCCGCCTTGTCAGGCGCACATAGCGGGACGGTTTTGATTCAGTGGATCACCCAAGAGGGGATAAAATGA
- a CDS encoding acetyl-CoA carboxylase carboxyltransferase subunit beta codes for MRIFSKKKKYATIPSEQAKQEVPEGLMAKCPQCKSIMYIKELKKNKMVCDQCQFHHRLTAWDRLDFTLDEGTFEEFDSGLVAADPLKFPDYKEKSAKDRETTGLNEAIVTGKGKISGFDVIIGVMDARFRMGSMGSVVGEKITRAIERAIKENLPFILFSASGGARMQEGVFSLMQMAKTSTALNRLHEEGGLFISVMTHPTTGGVSASFASLGDINLAEPAALIGFAGRRIIEQTIRQKLPDDFQTAEFLLKHGQLDKVVHRKEMKQVLTTILEIHFPNRHDKKEADHG; via the coding sequence ATGAGAATTTTTTCAAAGAAAAAAAAGTACGCTACTATCCCTTCTGAACAGGCGAAGCAAGAAGTGCCAGAAGGCTTAATGGCTAAATGTCCACAGTGCAAATCAATTATGTATATTAAAGAGCTTAAGAAAAATAAAATGGTTTGTGACCAATGCCAGTTTCATCACCGCCTAACAGCTTGGGATAGGTTAGATTTTACGCTGGATGAAGGAACGTTTGAAGAATTTGATTCGGGTCTTGTTGCGGCCGATCCTTTAAAATTCCCTGATTATAAAGAAAAGTCTGCGAAAGACCGAGAAACAACTGGATTAAATGAAGCCATTGTTACTGGAAAAGGAAAAATAAGTGGATTTGACGTTATAATTGGTGTTATGGATGCCCGCTTTCGGATGGGAAGTATGGGTTCAGTTGTTGGCGAAAAAATTACGAGAGCAATTGAACGAGCAATTAAAGAAAATTTACCTTTTATTTTATTTTCAGCTTCTGGAGGAGCTAGGATGCAGGAAGGTGTTTTCAGCCTTATGCAGATGGCCAAAACAAGTACAGCGTTAAACCGACTACACGAAGAAGGCGGTTTATTTATTAGTGTCATGACACATCCAACAACTGGAGGGGTGTCTGCTAGTTTTGCTTCATTAGGTGATATTAATTTAGCTGAACCAGCTGCACTGATCGGCTTTGCGGGTCGCCGTATAATAGAACAAACGATCAGACAAAAATTACCTGACGATTTCCAAACTGCAGAATTTTTACTGAAACATGGACAACTGGATAAAGTAGTTCATAGAAAAGAAATGAAACAAGTGTTAACTACGATTTTAGAAATACATTTCCCTAATAGACACGATAAGAAGGAGGCAGACCATGGCTGA
- a CDS encoding NAD-dependent malic enzyme — MHRVKKGKLETTPKVTVRNAKDLSLAYSPGVAEPCKEIFENPKTVYDYTVKGNMVGVVSDGTAVLGLGNIGPEAAMPVMEGKAVLFKSFAGVDAFPICLNTTDVEAIVETVKRMEPTFGGINLEDIAAPRCFEIEERLKKEMNIPVFHDDQHGTAIVTAAGLLNALKLSGKKLGEIKVVVNGAGAAGIAIIKLLMSMGCKHFILCDSKGAIYDGRPYGMNQLKQDMALVTNLEKRDGTLEEIIKETDVFIGVSVAGALTKEMVKSMNDNPIIFAMANPVPEIMPEEAKEAGASVIGTGRSDFPNQVNNVLAFPGIFRGALDVYATHINEEMKIAAVKAIAGLVEESELNEDYVIPAPFDARVAPTVAKSVAQAAMETGVARRQVDPRDVEIRTKDMTMIDNK; from the coding sequence ATGCACCGAGTTAAAAAAGGGAAACTTGAAACCACACCGAAAGTAACGGTACGTAATGCGAAAGATTTGTCGTTAGCTTATTCACCAGGTGTTGCTGAGCCATGTAAGGAGATATTCGAAAACCCTAAAACAGTGTATGACTATACAGTTAAAGGAAATATGGTAGGGGTAGTATCCGATGGAACTGCTGTGCTTGGTTTAGGAAATATTGGACCGGAAGCTGCCATGCCTGTTATGGAAGGCAAAGCAGTTTTATTTAAATCATTTGCTGGTGTCGATGCATTTCCAATTTGCCTAAATACAACGGATGTTGAAGCTATCGTTGAAACTGTAAAACGAATGGAGCCGACTTTTGGTGGCATCAATTTAGAAGATATTGCGGCACCAAGGTGCTTTGAAATAGAAGAGCGATTAAAAAAAGAAATGAACATTCCTGTATTCCATGACGATCAGCATGGTACTGCAATTGTGACCGCTGCTGGTCTCTTAAATGCTTTAAAATTATCAGGAAAAAAACTTGGAGAAATTAAAGTAGTAGTTAATGGGGCAGGAGCAGCAGGGATTGCTATTATAAAGTTATTAATGAGTATGGGATGTAAACATTTTATACTTTGTGATTCGAAAGGGGCCATCTATGATGGACGTCCTTATGGAATGAATCAATTGAAGCAAGATATGGCTCTCGTGACAAATTTAGAAAAACGGGATGGAACACTTGAAGAAATTATAAAAGAGACAGATGTCTTTATTGGCGTTTCTGTAGCAGGTGCGTTAACAAAAGAAATGGTTAAATCTATGAATGATAATCCCATTATTTTTGCCATGGCTAACCCTGTACCAGAGATTATGCCAGAGGAGGCAAAAGAGGCTGGAGCCAGTGTAATCGGCACTGGAAGATCTGACTTTCCTAATCAAGTGAACAATGTATTAGCTTTCCCAGGTATTTTTCGTGGTGCTTTAGATGTCTACGCCACGCACATCAATGAAGAGATGAAAATTGCTGCGGTAAAGGCTATTGCTGGCCTTGTAGAAGAAAGCGAGTTAAACGAAGACTATGTCATACCTGCTCCATTTGATGCGAGAGTAGCACCCACTGTCGCGAAAAGTGTTGCACAAGCTGCTATGGAAACAGGCGTTGCGAGAAGGCAGGTAGACCCAAGAGACGTAGAAATAAGAACGAAAGATATGACGATGATTGATAACAAGTAA